A window of Leptospira brenneri contains these coding sequences:
- a CDS encoding undecaprenyl-diphosphate phosphatase, whose product MDNTLNAFLRGIIEAATEFLPVSSTGHLFLFSYFFSFENLKIDHEAFEDLFDIFIQTGAILSVVVLYFQVLWKHTKTSFLFLTKKGSDRTGFDFYRNLIVGILPILVLGFVFKNSLDQIKLRPDLLLILGLSWFVGGVIMVVVEKKHYDESNGRAIGIKESIFVGFFQCFALIPGVSRSAATIITARTLGVSKKDSAEFSFFLAIPVLTLAGLYKLYKHRSILNSETIGLLLFGSIVSFIICYFIIRLFMAFIRRRSFISFGIYRIFLGLLVILYFFRG is encoded by the coding sequence ATGGACAATACTTTAAATGCGTTTCTCCGTGGCATCATTGAAGCTGCCACGGAATTTCTGCCTGTTTCCTCAACGGGCCATCTCTTTCTTTTCAGTTACTTTTTTTCTTTTGAAAACTTAAAAATCGATCACGAAGCTTTTGAAGATCTATTTGATATCTTCATCCAAACAGGGGCAATCCTATCCGTTGTTGTTTTATATTTCCAAGTTTTATGGAAACATACAAAAACAAGTTTTTTGTTTTTAACAAAAAAGGGAAGTGATCGAACGGGTTTTGATTTCTATAGAAATTTAATCGTTGGAATTTTGCCGATTCTGGTTCTTGGATTTGTTTTCAAAAACAGTTTGGATCAAATCAAATTAAGGCCAGACCTCCTTCTCATTCTTGGACTTTCCTGGTTCGTGGGTGGTGTCATTATGGTAGTTGTCGAGAAAAAACACTACGATGAAAGTAATGGTCGGGCCATTGGTATTAAAGAATCAATTTTTGTTGGTTTTTTTCAGTGTTTTGCTCTTATCCCCGGTGTTTCGCGTTCCGCTGCTACGATCATCACAGCAAGGACACTTGGTGTGTCTAAAAAAGATTCTGCAGAGTTTTCCTTTTTTCTAGCAATTCCTGTTTTGACATTAGCTGGTCTATATAAACTTTATAAACATAGATCCATTTTAAATTCAGAGACAATTGGTCTTCTTCTCTTTGGAAGTATTGTATCGTTTATCATTTGTTATTTTATCATTCGATTGTTTATGGCTTTTATCCGTAGAAGGAGTTTTATATCCTTTGGCATCTATCGGATTTTTCTAGGACTTCTTGTGATTTTATACTTTTTCCGCGGCTAA
- a CDS encoding lipoprotein LipL31, which yields MTKILPLFVFLASFFLIQCSDSSPVIETLDNHKITVKDFEAAYDTALDSISRLQNIEKKTLLEFIEKDINEVPQNFQDLNYQLQKKNFYQTYRQMIMTRLVAEKNGYISRPDVAEVIKQVEMQTIAQMYVSEQVEKKIQITDEQAKAECERLRGMDRNIANLTIDKCLTFAKAQIKQLQTREQLPLVVERIKEEVTIKRNDKFDLDAYLAPKKKVEEPADEKK from the coding sequence ATGACTAAAATCCTTCCTTTGTTTGTTTTTTTGGCATCCTTTTTTCTCATTCAGTGTTCGGACTCCTCTCCGGTCATCGAAACTTTGGATAACCATAAAATTACTGTAAAAGACTTTGAAGCTGCTTACGATACGGCTCTTGATTCTATTAGCCGATTGCAAAATATCGAAAAAAAGACCCTTCTGGAATTCATTGAAAAAGACATCAATGAAGTACCTCAAAACTTCCAAGATTTAAACTACCAACTCCAAAAGAAAAATTTCTACCAAACTTACCGCCAGATGATTATGACACGTCTTGTGGCAGAGAAAAACGGATACATTTCTCGGCCAGATGTAGCGGAAGTGATCAAACAAGTAGAAATGCAAACCATTGCTCAAATGTATGTTTCTGAACAAGTTGAGAAAAAAATCCAAATCACAGACGAACAAGCAAAAGCCGAATGTGAAAGGCTTCGTGGAATGGATCGTAATATTGCAAACCTAACAATCGATAAGTGTCTTACTTTTGCTAAGGCTCAGATCAAACAACTACAAACTAGAGAACAACTTCCTCTTGTTGTAGAAAGAATTAAAGAAGAAGTAACAATCAAACGTAATGATAAATTTGATTTGGATGCATATCTTGCTCCAAAGAAAAAAGTGGAAGAACCAGCTGACGAGAAAAAATAA